In Gemmata obscuriglobus, a single genomic region encodes these proteins:
- a CDS encoding RNA polymerase sigma factor codes for MDEHLAREVARGLRDGRPDAWRALYDAFAERVWCLVARLVGPSSADVADVVQETMLAAARSARTYDPACGPLWHWLCGIARLQVALHFRKLKRQDRFKSADGWLAPHRDRLARWLDGSEDPPPDLLETGETIALVRLVLAELPDEYGTLLTDKYLDGVAVEQLAARNQTTETAVRSKLARAREAFRTAFLRLSHSSTDAEPQCGGVP; via the coding sequence ATGGACGAACACCTCGCGCGCGAGGTCGCCCGCGGTCTCCGCGACGGGCGGCCGGACGCCTGGCGGGCGCTGTACGACGCGTTCGCGGAGCGCGTCTGGTGCCTCGTCGCGCGACTCGTCGGCCCCTCCTCGGCCGATGTCGCCGACGTGGTCCAGGAGACCATGCTCGCCGCCGCCCGCTCGGCCCGGACCTACGACCCGGCGTGCGGGCCGCTCTGGCACTGGTTGTGCGGCATCGCCCGGCTCCAGGTGGCGTTGCACTTCCGCAAGCTGAAGCGCCAGGACCGGTTCAAAAGCGCCGACGGGTGGCTCGCACCGCACCGCGACCGCCTCGCCCGCTGGCTCGACGGGTCCGAAGACCCGCCCCCGGACCTGCTCGAAACCGGCGAAACGATCGCCCTCGTCCGGCTCGTACTCGCGGAACTCCCCGACGAGTACGGGACGCTCCTGACCGACAAGTACCTCGACGGGGTGGCCGTCGAACAGCTCGCCGCCCGCAACCAGACGACCGAAACGGCCGTGCGCTCGAAGCTGGCCCGCGCGCGGGAGGCGTTCCGAACCGCCTTCCTGCGGCTCTCCCACAGCTCGACCGACGCCGAACCGCAATGCGGAGGCGTACCGTGA
- a CDS encoding 2-keto-4-pentenoate hydratase → MDRVEAAAEYLFELRDHRRRVAALPPEIAPRTLAEGYAVQDVLVQKLMDRFGSRPIGYKIACTSPLAQQALAVDAPFFGVMLTHSSHPSPAIRPGAEFTVRCAEAEFGFEMAADVPGGVAYTAESVKPFVGAVLPSLEIVDHRYHDWKTVDAASLLADNAIHGAWVFGEPVRDGWRDLDLAAHATALIVNGTTVLPGSGAAVLGNPLNVVAWLANELPKFGRKLSKGDRITTGLTTAVYLAEPGDRLEADFGALGRVALTLSGD, encoded by the coding sequence ATGGATCGCGTCGAAGCGGCGGCCGAGTACCTGTTCGAGTTGCGCGATCACCGGCGCCGGGTCGCGGCGCTGCCGCCGGAGATCGCCCCGCGCACGCTCGCCGAGGGGTACGCGGTTCAGGACGTACTGGTGCAGAAGCTGATGGACCGGTTCGGGAGCCGGCCCATCGGGTACAAGATCGCGTGTACCAGTCCGCTCGCGCAGCAGGCGCTCGCGGTGGACGCGCCGTTCTTCGGGGTGATGCTGACGCACTCGTCGCACCCGTCCCCGGCGATTCGCCCCGGGGCAGAGTTCACCGTTCGTTGTGCGGAGGCCGAGTTCGGTTTCGAGATGGCGGCGGACGTGCCCGGCGGCGTGGCGTACACCGCCGAGAGCGTGAAGCCGTTCGTCGGCGCGGTGCTCCCTTCGCTGGAGATCGTCGATCACCGTTATCACGACTGGAAAACCGTGGACGCGGCGTCGCTGCTCGCGGACAACGCCATTCACGGAGCATGGGTGTTCGGCGAGCCGGTCCGGGACGGGTGGCGCGACCTCGACCTCGCCGCGCACGCCACGGCGCTGATCGTGAACGGAACGACGGTTTTACCGGGCTCGGGCGCGGCGGTGCTGGGGAACCCGTTGAACGTGGTGGCGTGGCTGGCGAACGAACTGCCCAAGTTCGGCCGCAAGTTGAGCAAGGGCGACCGTATCACCACCGGCCTCACGACTGCCGTTTACCTGGCCGAACCGGGGGACCGCCTCGAAGCCGACTTCGGGGCGCTTGGGCGCGTGGCACTCACGCTGAGCGGGGACTGA
- a CDS encoding ABC transporter permease, giving the protein MPILTIAAKDLRLLLRDARSAVILFVTPLVLILVLGLALGEGFGEKPDERLRVSIVNLDRGLPEQAPFPEKPWSEVVIDDLSATQDIRLEIISDRASAEKLIAKNRRAAVLVFEEDFSARMHRCSFLNQGGAVNPFGRDGVRMDKLGAALLRDPTQPVSASVIEQVTQVTLLRVVIPWMIGKAFQRVGDEKFMELVAERLSTSTVPPKVIEELDPVVLDVLDALVADEKFQKLMTDKFGRLPAQVIKGQMPGFRAVVDVALKDPEIARRVGKKVLFGKVLTPAVRKEIGPTVKTGVGDLFSDYNFEASRWTDLVKSEAREGNTANRDEYRDAAGSGPLSRGALRYQFLVPSYTVMFAFFLVLSVGWLFVAERKHGTLMRLRAAPLTRGEILLGKLLPCLVVSLLQGAFLLIAGRVIFGMTWGHRPELLLPLVASTSFAAVGLAVLVASVARTETQVAVYGTLLVLVLGGVSGSLMPRDLMPEQMKTASLVTPHAWALDAYNQLLTVPEPNITVVLTACGVLCAFGAAFTALAWWRMDLE; this is encoded by the coding sequence ATGCCCATTCTTACTATTGCGGCCAAAGACCTGCGCCTGCTCCTGCGCGACGCGCGGAGCGCGGTCATCCTGTTCGTCACCCCGCTGGTGCTCATCCTCGTCCTGGGCCTCGCGCTCGGCGAGGGGTTCGGCGAGAAGCCCGACGAGCGGCTGCGCGTCTCGATCGTCAACCTCGACCGCGGGTTACCCGAGCAGGCGCCCTTCCCCGAAAAGCCGTGGTCGGAGGTGGTGATCGACGACCTCAGCGCCACCCAGGACATCCGGCTCGAAATCATTTCCGACCGCGCCTCGGCCGAGAAACTGATCGCGAAGAACCGGCGGGCGGCGGTGCTGGTGTTCGAGGAGGACTTCAGCGCACGGATGCACCGCTGCTCGTTCCTGAACCAGGGCGGGGCGGTCAACCCGTTCGGCCGCGACGGGGTGCGTATGGACAAGCTCGGGGCCGCCCTCCTGCGCGACCCGACGCAGCCGGTGTCGGCGTCCGTCATCGAGCAGGTCACGCAGGTCACGCTGCTCCGCGTGGTGATCCCGTGGATGATCGGGAAGGCGTTCCAGCGGGTCGGCGACGAGAAGTTCATGGAGCTGGTCGCCGAGCGGCTGAGCACGAGCACCGTGCCGCCCAAGGTGATTGAGGAACTCGACCCGGTGGTGCTCGACGTGCTCGACGCCCTGGTCGCGGACGAGAAGTTTCAGAAGCTTATGACGGACAAGTTCGGGCGCCTGCCGGCTCAGGTGATCAAGGGCCAGATGCCCGGCTTCCGCGCGGTTGTTGACGTCGCGCTCAAAGACCCCGAGATCGCGCGCCGGGTCGGGAAGAAGGTGCTGTTCGGTAAGGTGCTCACCCCGGCCGTCCGCAAGGAGATCGGGCCGACCGTGAAGACGGGCGTGGGCGACCTGTTCTCCGATTACAACTTCGAGGCCTCGCGCTGGACCGATCTGGTCAAGAGCGAGGCCCGCGAAGGCAACACGGCGAACCGCGACGAGTACCGCGACGCGGCCGGGAGCGGCCCGCTGAGCCGCGGCGCGCTGCGGTACCAGTTCCTGGTGCCGTCCTACACGGTGATGTTCGCGTTCTTCCTGGTACTGAGCGTGGGCTGGCTGTTCGTCGCGGAGCGGAAGCACGGGACGCTAATGCGGCTGCGGGCGGCTCCACTCACGCGCGGTGAGATCTTGCTCGGGAAGCTGCTCCCGTGCCTCGTCGTGTCGCTGTTGCAGGGCGCGTTTTTGCTGATCGCGGGGCGGGTCATTTTCGGGATGACGTGGGGGCACCGGCCCGAGTTGCTGCTGCCCCTGGTGGCGAGCACGTCGTTCGCGGCGGTCGGTCTGGCGGTGCTCGTGGCGAGCGTCGCGCGGACCGAAACGCAGGTGGCCGTGTACGGGACGTTACTCGTGCTGGTTCTGGGCGGGGTGAGCGGGTCGCTGATGCCGCGCGACCTGATGCCCGAACAAATGAAGACCGCGAGCCTCGTCACCCCGCACGCGTGGGCGCTCGACGCCTACAACCAGCTCCTCACCGTTCCGGAACCGAACATCACCGTCGTGCTGACCGCGTGCGGGGTGCTGTGCGCGTTCGGCGCCGCGTTCACGGCGCTCGCGTGGTGGCGCATGGACCTGGAGTGA
- a CDS encoding ABC transporter ATP-binding protein, with product MGEPVLEIANLRKRYGGLIALDGVSLTVRKGEVFGLLGPNGAGKTTLLSIAAGLARSDSGRVELFGNVFTHESRDLRHLVGIGTQDLAIYPDLTARENLRFFGKLYGLSGRHLTARVDAVLAAVGLTDRAGDRAGTFSGGMKRRLNLAVAVVHDPKLLILDEPTTGVDPQSRNHIFEQVKALNAAGLTVIYTSHYMEEVQALCNRIAIIDAGRLRASDTLPNLLKRLDATIHMTVAGATADFAQVLGAIPSVKRVQESNPPTTPSVPVRGGEGGHSTFVLVVDEIGPALARVASECAARRVALLSAATTEPTLERVFLHLTGRGLRD from the coding sequence ATGGGCGAACCGGTGCTCGAAATCGCGAACCTGCGCAAGCGGTACGGTGGCCTGATCGCGCTCGACGGCGTTTCGCTGACCGTTCGCAAGGGCGAGGTGTTCGGGCTCCTCGGCCCGAACGGGGCCGGGAAAACCACCCTGCTCTCGATCGCGGCCGGGCTGGCCCGTTCCGACTCGGGCCGGGTGGAACTGTTCGGAAACGTGTTCACACACGAGTCGCGCGACCTCCGGCACCTCGTTGGGATCGGCACGCAAGACCTGGCGATTTATCCGGACCTGACCGCGCGCGAGAACCTGCGCTTCTTCGGAAAGCTATACGGGTTATCGGGCCGGCACCTGACGGCGCGGGTGGACGCGGTGTTAGCGGCTGTCGGCCTCACCGACCGCGCCGGCGACCGCGCCGGCACCTTCTCGGGTGGCATGAAACGGCGGCTGAACCTCGCGGTCGCGGTGGTCCACGACCCGAAGCTTCTGATCCTCGACGAGCCGACGACGGGCGTGGACCCGCAGAGCCGGAACCACATCTTCGAGCAGGTTAAGGCGCTCAACGCCGCCGGGCTCACGGTGATCTACACCAGCCACTACATGGAAGAAGTGCAGGCGCTGTGTAACCGCATCGCGATCATCGACGCCGGGCGCCTGCGGGCCAGCGACACCCTGCCGAACCTGCTCAAGCGCCTGGACGCCACGATCCACATGACCGTGGCGGGTGCCACAGCCGATTTCGCGCAGGTGCTAGGTGCGATCCCGAGCGTGAAACGGGTGCAGGAAAGCAATCCGCCCACCACGCCTTCCGTGCCAGTGAGGGGGGGCGAAGGTGGGCACTCTACCTTCGTGCTCGTGGTAGACGAAATCGGCCCGGCGCTGGCGCGGGTCGCGTCCGAGTGCGCGGCCCGCAGGGTGGCGCTTCTCAGCGCCGCCACCACCGAACCGACCTTGGAGCGCGTGTTCCTGCACCTCACCGGCCGCGGGCTGAGAGATTAG
- a CDS encoding deoxyribodipyrimidine photo-lyase, with product MTDDRIRFANAARPNPNGRYVLYWPQMFRRLHSNHALDHALKLAGEHKKPLVVYEGLKLNYPWANARHHTFILQGMRDNARAAQKLGLAYWPFVETPDDPGRGLVARLSKDAVCVVTDDYPAYIVPAHNRALADKIDVPLVLVDGSSVVPLSRLGAPVAAAAHLRPRIHKLFAEAWRHRAKNAPDVPKVARSTLAPPFEPWDATQDIAKFVAGLPIDQSVPAVAGATGGAAAGTAALEAFVSDKLPRYSEERNAPDDPAKSAASALSAYLHYGHISIEQVTQAVLGDSWSEQEINPKTRNKDDFFCRDPNVNDFLDEAITWRDVGYHWHFRRNLECDNRDAELKNVSWSGASSSAVPQFNFETMDFASGGELTLDVVLPEWARASLKKHAGDPREHIYSLGEFEGARTHDPLWNAAQTELICTGRIHNYLRMLWAKKVLEWSATPADAYRTLEHLNNKYALDGRDPNSYTGIHWCFGLFDRPWPPERPVFGSLRYMSSANTAKKFDLDGYYDYVAGISQSAPRR from the coding sequence ATGACCGACGACCGCATCCGCTTCGCGAACGCCGCCCGCCCGAACCCGAACGGCCGGTACGTGCTGTACTGGCCGCAGATGTTTCGTCGGCTGCACTCGAACCATGCCCTCGACCACGCTCTGAAACTGGCGGGGGAGCACAAGAAGCCGCTGGTGGTGTACGAGGGGCTGAAGCTGAACTACCCGTGGGCGAACGCGCGGCACCACACGTTCATTCTCCAGGGGATGCGAGACAACGCCCGCGCGGCGCAGAAACTCGGGCTGGCGTACTGGCCGTTCGTGGAGACGCCCGACGACCCGGGGCGCGGGCTGGTGGCACGGCTGTCTAAGGATGCTGTGTGCGTCGTGACCGACGACTACCCGGCGTACATCGTGCCCGCGCACAACCGGGCTCTCGCGGACAAGATCGACGTGCCGCTGGTCCTGGTGGACGGCAGCAGCGTGGTGCCGCTGTCCCGCTTGGGGGCGCCGGTCGCCGCAGCCGCGCACCTGCGGCCTCGAATTCACAAGCTCTTCGCCGAGGCGTGGCGGCATCGTGCGAAAAATGCGCCTGACGTGCCAAAGGTCGCCCGGAGCACACTCGCGCCGCCGTTCGAGCCGTGGGACGCGACCCAAGACATCGCCAAGTTCGTTGCCGGACTGCCGATCGACCAGAGCGTCCCCGCAGTCGCCGGCGCGACGGGCGGCGCGGCCGCAGGAACCGCCGCCCTTGAAGCCTTCGTGTCCGACAAACTCCCCCGCTACTCCGAAGAACGCAACGCGCCCGACGACCCGGCCAAGAGTGCGGCCAGCGCGCTCAGTGCGTATCTGCACTACGGGCACATTTCAATCGAGCAGGTGACGCAGGCCGTCCTTGGCGACTCGTGGAGCGAACAGGAGATCAACCCGAAGACCCGCAACAAGGACGACTTCTTCTGCCGCGACCCGAACGTCAACGACTTCCTCGACGAGGCGATCACCTGGCGCGACGTCGGCTACCACTGGCACTTCCGGAGAAATTTGGAGTGTGACAATCGGGATGCGGAATTGAAGAACGTGAGTTGGAGTGGGGCTTCAAGTTCTGCCGTGCCACAGTTCAATTTCGAGACGATGGACTTCGCCTCCGGTGGCGAGCTCACCCTGGACGTGGTTCTGCCGGAGTGGGCGCGGGCCTCCTTGAAGAAGCACGCTGGCGACCCGCGCGAGCACATTTACTCGCTCGGCGAGTTCGAGGGCGCCCGGACCCACGATCCGCTCTGGAACGCGGCACAGACCGAACTGATATGCACCGGACGTATTCACAACTACCTGCGGATGCTCTGGGCCAAGAAGGTGCTTGAGTGGAGTGCCACGCCCGCGGACGCGTATCGCACGCTGGAGCACCTGAACAACAAGTACGCGCTCGACGGCCGCGACCCGAACTCGTACACGGGCATTCACTGGTGCTTCGGGCTGTTCGACCGCCCGTGGCCGCCCGAGCGCCCGGTGTTCGGCTCGCTCCGGTACATGTCGAGCGCTAACACGGCGAAGAAGTTCGACCTCGACGGATATTACGATTATGTCGCCGGGATCTCGCAGTCCGCTCCGCGCCGGTAA
- the ahcY gene encoding adenosylhomocysteinase, with protein sequence MSTVAQKTATFTDYHVADISLAGWGRREIAIAETEMPGLMAIREEYAAKQPLKGARITGSLHMTIQTAVLIETLKALGAEIRWASCNIFSTQDHAAAAIAAAGIPVFAYKGETLAEYWDYTHRIFEWTDGGLTNMILDDGGDATLLLHLGARAEKDISVLDKPGSEEERILFAAIKKRVAAQPGWYSERLAAVKGVTEETTTGVHRLYQMHKRGELKFPAINVNDSVTKSKFDNLYGCRESLVDGIKRATDVMIAGKIAVVAGYGDVGKGSAQALRALSAQVWVTEIDPICALQAAMEGYRVVTMEYAADKADIFVTTTGNFRVITHDHMKAMKNQAIVCNIGHFDNEIDVSSLEDYRWEEIKPQVDHVIFPDGKRIILLAKGRLVNLGCGTGHPSYVMSSSFANQTLAQIELWQHNDKYPVGVYVLPKKLDEHVARLQLKKLNVQLTELTAEQAAYIHVPKEGPYKSDHYRY encoded by the coding sequence GTGAGTACTGTTGCGCAAAAGACCGCGACCTTCACCGACTACCACGTCGCCGACATCTCGCTGGCCGGATGGGGCCGCCGCGAGATCGCCATCGCCGAGACCGAGATGCCGGGCCTCATGGCGATCCGCGAGGAGTACGCCGCGAAGCAGCCGCTCAAGGGCGCGCGCATCACCGGCTCGCTCCACATGACCATCCAGACGGCGGTCCTGATCGAGACGCTGAAGGCGCTCGGGGCCGAGATCCGCTGGGCGTCGTGCAACATCTTCTCGACCCAGGACCACGCCGCCGCCGCCATCGCCGCCGCCGGCATTCCCGTCTTCGCCTACAAGGGCGAGACCCTCGCCGAGTACTGGGACTACACCCACCGGATCTTCGAGTGGACCGACGGCGGCCTCACGAACATGATCCTCGACGACGGCGGGGACGCGACGCTGCTGCTGCACCTCGGCGCCCGCGCCGAGAAGGACATTTCCGTCCTCGATAAGCCCGGCAGCGAAGAAGAGCGCATCCTGTTCGCCGCGATCAAGAAGCGGGTCGCGGCGCAGCCGGGCTGGTACTCCGAGCGGCTGGCGGCGGTGAAGGGCGTGACGGAAGAGACCACGACCGGCGTCCACCGCCTGTACCAGATGCACAAGCGCGGGGAGCTGAAGTTCCCGGCCATCAACGTGAACGACTCGGTCACCAAGAGCAAGTTCGACAACCTGTACGGCTGCCGCGAGTCGCTGGTGGACGGGATCAAGCGCGCCACCGACGTGATGATCGCGGGCAAGATCGCCGTCGTCGCCGGTTACGGCGACGTGGGCAAGGGCTCGGCCCAGGCCCTGCGCGCCCTCTCCGCCCAGGTGTGGGTGACCGAGATCGACCCCATCTGCGCGCTCCAGGCCGCGATGGAAGGCTACCGCGTCGTGACGATGGAGTACGCCGCCGACAAGGCCGACATCTTCGTGACGACCACCGGCAACTTCCGGGTCATCACGCACGACCACATGAAGGCGATGAAGAACCAAGCCATCGTCTGCAACATCGGCCACTTCGACAACGAGATCGACGTGTCGTCGCTGGAAGACTACCGCTGGGAGGAGATCAAGCCGCAGGTCGACCACGTGATCTTCCCGGACGGCAAGCGGATCATCCTGCTGGCCAAGGGCCGGCTGGTGAACCTGGGCTGCGGCACCGGGCACCCGTCGTATGTGATGAGCTCGTCGTTCGCCAACCAGACCCTCGCGCAGATCGAGCTCTGGCAGCACAACGACAAGTACCCGGTCGGCGTGTACGTGCTGCCCAAGAAGTTGGACGAGCACGTCGCCCGGTTGCAACTCAAGAAGCTGAACGTTCAGCTCACGGAGCTGACGGCGGAGCAGGCCGCCTACATCCACGTTCCGAAGGAAGGCCCCTACAAGTCCGACCACTACCGCTATTGA
- a CDS encoding serine/threonine-protein kinase: protein MGPHDLPTVPGYTTRRRLGGGGMGVVYEAVAVDLKRSVALKVLREELLGRPDARSRFRDEAEAIARLSHPNVVQIYEVGVHDGRPFLAMEFVPGGSLADQLDAGPLPVAAAVDLVRTLARGVQHAHDRGVIHRDLKPANVLLSAGALDAPKLTDFGIAKLLDRHSDRTRTGMLLGTPAYMAPEVVVNGPAAVTPAADVYGLGTILYECLTGRPPADGANTWATLWQVIQAAPAPPGRLRRNVARDLDAVCMKALAKDPAERYPSARALAEELDRLADGRAVLAPRRPRVRWGAVGRTARGAAVVLAAALLLFGAFEYRARWRDGAAAEQLGRDLLARGAHDEAERVLTLGLARVEPLPGTARLVRDLDRGVRESRRGRQASELHELVDRLRFSYDPSALAGPDLRTLTDACDALWLARPALAPPAGAELSPEAERRLRSDLLDLALLSADLRTHNGAGGAEAMRRLDEAEGFFGPDPALARLRAYYRDEPGWDRFAPADPTVTAWELYAVGRARLNAGALERAAELLRRAVEREPQGFWPHFHLAVCAHRLGRAEEAVAGFSACLSLAQNRRGLCHYHRGLAYAAIRKEGANENALRDFNRALELEPALAAAALHRGLLHHNAGRLPEAVADLELARRNGYPPAVVEYHLAGVSLASGDKSAALAHAERAHAADPTDDMALALLNRLRSGN, encoded by the coding sequence GTGGGCCCACACGACCTCCCGACCGTTCCCGGTTACACGACGCGGCGCCGGCTGGGCGGCGGGGGAATGGGCGTCGTGTACGAGGCGGTTGCGGTCGATCTCAAGCGGTCTGTTGCACTTAAGGTGCTCCGTGAAGAGTTGCTCGGCCGGCCGGACGCGCGGAGCCGGTTCCGGGACGAGGCCGAGGCGATCGCCCGGCTGTCGCACCCGAACGTGGTGCAGATCTACGAGGTCGGGGTTCATGACGGGCGGCCTTTCCTGGCGATGGAATTCGTCCCCGGCGGCAGCCTTGCGGACCAACTCGATGCAGGCCCGCTGCCGGTCGCGGCGGCCGTCGATCTCGTTCGAACCCTCGCCCGCGGCGTTCAACACGCCCACGACCGGGGCGTCATCCACCGCGACCTCAAACCCGCCAACGTGCTGCTCAGCGCCGGGGCGCTCGACGCCCCCAAGCTGACCGACTTCGGCATCGCCAAGCTGCTGGACCGGCACTCGGACCGGACCCGCACCGGCATGCTGCTCGGGACCCCGGCTTACATGGCTCCGGAGGTCGTCGTGAACGGCCCCGCCGCCGTCACCCCTGCCGCCGACGTGTACGGGCTCGGGACCATCCTGTACGAGTGCCTGACCGGCCGCCCGCCGGCCGACGGGGCGAACACCTGGGCGACGCTCTGGCAGGTGATCCAGGCGGCGCCGGCGCCGCCGGGACGTTTGCGGCGGAACGTGGCGCGGGACCTCGACGCGGTGTGCATGAAGGCCCTGGCAAAAGATCCGGCGGAGCGGTACCCGTCCGCCCGCGCCCTGGCCGAGGAACTCGACCGACTGGCCGACGGGCGGGCGGTACTCGCGCCCCGCCGCCCGCGCGTTCGATGGGGGGCCGTTGGCCGAACGGCCCGGGGGGCGGCGGTGGTCCTCGCGGCCGCCCTGCTGCTGTTCGGTGCGTTCGAGTACCGGGCGCGGTGGCGGGACGGGGCCGCAGCGGAACAACTGGGCCGCGATCTACTCGCCCGCGGCGCGCACGACGAAGCCGAGCGGGTGCTGACGCTCGGGCTCGCCCGGGTCGAACCGTTGCCCGGCACCGCCCGGCTCGTGCGCGATCTGGACCGCGGGGTGCGGGAGAGCCGGCGCGGGCGGCAAGCCTCCGAACTGCACGAGTTGGTGGACCGACTCCGGTTCAGCTACGACCCCAGCGCGTTGGCCGGGCCGGACCTCCGAACGCTCACAGACGCCTGCGACGCCCTGTGGCTCGCCCGGCCGGCACTCGCCCCGCCCGCAGGGGCGGAACTGAGCCCCGAAGCCGAGCGCCGGCTCCGCTCGGACCTCCTCGACCTGGCGCTTCTGTCCGCCGACCTCCGGACGCACAACGGAGCGGGCGGTGCGGAGGCCATGCGTCGGCTCGACGAAGCCGAGGGCTTCTTTGGTCCCGACCCCGCACTGGCGCGGCTTCGAGCCTATTATCGCGACGAACCGGGCTGGGACCGGTTCGCACCGGCCGACCCGACCGTGACGGCGTGGGAGCTGTACGCCGTGGGCCGCGCCCGGCTGAATGCCGGCGCGCTCGAACGCGCGGCCGAGTTGCTCCGCCGTGCCGTCGAGCGGGAGCCGCAGGGCTTCTGGCCGCACTTCCACTTGGCCGTTTGCGCGCACCGGCTGGGCCGGGCCGAAGAGGCGGTCGCGGGGTTCTCGGCGTGCCTGTCGCTGGCCCAGAACCGCCGCGGGCTGTGCCACTACCACCGCGGGCTCGCCTACGCGGCCATTCGCAAGGAAGGGGCGAACGAGAACGCGCTCCGGGATTTTAACCGGGCGCTGGAACTCGAACCCGCACTCGCCGCCGCGGCCCTGCACCGCGGGTTGCTCCACCACAACGCGGGGCGGTTGCCGGAGGCCGTCGCCGATCTGGAACTGGCCCGGCGCAACGGTTACCCGCCGGCGGTGGTGGAGTACCACCTTGCGGGGGTGTCCCTGGCGTCCGGAGACAAGTCCGCGGCCCTGGCGCACGCGGAACGGGCGCACGCGGCCGACCCGACCGACGACATGGCCTTGGCACTGCTGAACCGGCTCCGGAGCGGAAACTGA
- a CDS encoding GIY-YIG nuclease family protein: protein MSRTPKDGKKQGTLFADDFDGFGPSRFRPAEEVPPVFEVRGKRLSKLKRGAKKNAPKVPGVYGMLDSRGRLIYVGKAKNLRARLLCYFRENSRDPKAGKIIEQTKRLVWEQCGDELAALLRELELIQRLRPRYNVLGVPGFQRHHYICVGKSPGAHVYVTAAPTGKEQGVYGPFVKRHRSEDAARRLNDWFKLRDCPQTVPLTFAEQGALFDPARSAKCLRFELGTCAGPCVGACTRQDYAAGARAAKAFLDGRNRSILQTLQEQMGVAAEELQFEKAASLRDKLHALQWLDDRLNLLRTARDRNSFVYPLEGTDGQTRWYLIHRGEVQAVSFPPDAESATRVASLLGATFADRPAPAVLSDVAVDSVLLVAAWFRKSEDERSKLLTRAKAEAACAMFPSAAPA, encoded by the coding sequence ATGAGCCGCACACCCAAGGACGGGAAGAAACAGGGGACGCTGTTCGCGGACGATTTCGACGGCTTCGGGCCGAGCCGGTTTCGCCCCGCCGAAGAGGTTCCGCCGGTCTTCGAGGTGCGCGGCAAACGGCTCAGCAAACTTAAACGCGGCGCCAAGAAGAACGCACCGAAAGTGCCCGGCGTGTACGGGATGCTTGACAGCCGCGGGCGGCTCATTTACGTCGGGAAGGCGAAGAACCTGCGCGCCCGGCTGTTGTGCTACTTCCGCGAGAACAGCCGCGACCCGAAGGCGGGCAAGATCATTGAGCAAACCAAGCGGCTCGTGTGGGAGCAGTGCGGCGACGAACTTGCGGCGCTGCTGCGCGAGCTAGAGCTGATCCAGCGTCTGCGCCCCCGGTACAACGTGCTCGGCGTCCCGGGCTTTCAGCGCCACCATTACATCTGCGTGGGGAAGAGCCCTGGTGCGCACGTGTACGTAACCGCCGCGCCGACCGGAAAGGAGCAGGGCGTATACGGCCCGTTCGTGAAACGGCACCGATCCGAGGACGCGGCCCGGCGGTTGAACGACTGGTTCAAGCTCCGCGACTGTCCGCAAACCGTCCCGCTGACGTTCGCCGAACAGGGCGCGCTGTTCGACCCGGCCCGCAGCGCAAAGTGTCTGCGGTTTGAACTCGGGACGTGCGCCGGCCCGTGCGTGGGCGCCTGCACCCGCCAAGACTACGCGGCCGGGGCGCGGGCGGCGAAAGCGTTCTTGGACGGGCGCAACCGATCGATCTTGCAGACGCTTCAGGAGCAGATGGGTGTCGCGGCGGAAGAGCTTCAGTTTGAAAAGGCGGCGTCGCTCCGCGACAAGCTGCACGCGCTTCAGTGGCTCGACGACCGGCTCAACCTGCTGCGCACCGCACGAGACCGCAACTCGTTCGTGTACCCGCTTGAGGGCACGGACGGCCAGACCCGCTGGTACCTGATCCATCGCGGCGAAGTGCAGGCGGTGTCGTTTCCGCCCGACGCAGAATCGGCCACCCGGGTTGCGAGCCTGCTGGGCGCCACGTTCGCCGATCGCCCGGCGCCGGCGGTGCTTTCGGACGTGGCCGTCGACAGCGTACTGTTGGTTGCGGCGTGGTTCCGCAAGAGCGAGGATGAGCGGTCCAAGCTCCTGACGCGGGCGAAAGCCGAAGCCGCGTGCGCGATGTTCCCGTCGGCAGCGCCGGCGTGA
- a CDS encoding fasciclin domain-containing protein: protein MRTGRIAALVVSVILGAQTPPARASDRGTIYDTLAANEQTAILAVAAKETGLTAILKGKDEYTLFAPTDAAFLKLDDDGIGAVARNEQVVQKLLRSHLVKGKHTTAALKKKAQAGESLTTVGGERLKIEERKDGLYVGGVKLEPDAADLGCSNGVIHLLGTLQTVPK, encoded by the coding sequence GTGAGAACGGGCCGAATCGCTGCTCTTGTGGTGTCGGTCATCCTCGGCGCCCAAACGCCACCCGCACGTGCTTCGGACCGCGGGACCATCTACGACACGCTCGCCGCTAACGAACAGACGGCGATTTTGGCCGTTGCCGCGAAAGAAACCGGGTTGACCGCGATCCTCAAGGGGAAGGACGAATACACACTGTTCGCCCCGACCGATGCGGCCTTCCTGAAGCTCGACGACGACGGCATCGGTGCCGTCGCGCGGAACGAACAGGTGGTTCAAAAGTTGTTGCGTTCGCACCTCGTGAAAGGGAAGCACACGACCGCGGCACTGAAAAAGAAGGCACAGGCGGGCGAATCGCTTACAACGGTCGGCGGCGAGCGGCTCAAAATCGAGGAGCGCAAAGACGGGCTGTATGTCGGTGGGGTCAAGCTCGAACCGGACGCAGCGGATCTTGGGTGCAGCAACGGCGTGATTCATTTGCTGGGTACGTTGCAGACGGTACCGAAGTGA